The DNA region CGCGAACGGCGCGGTGCTGTACGAGATCGGGACGGACCGGATCGTGGCGGTCCACGGCCTGCTGGAACCGACGCTGCTGCACGACACCGTAAGTGCTCTTGATCACGCCCTGCCCGGCTGCCGGTTCGCCGCGGAACGGGTCGGCGAGTCGGCGCTCGACCCGGAGATGCGCAATTTCGTGATCGAGCCGGACTACCACAATCCGTGGGGCAACCACGAGGGCACGGAGGCGCCGCGGGCCGAGGTGCTCGGGCATCCGGCGATCAAACTGCTGATCAGCAGGCGCGGGATGAGCTCGGACGAGATGGCGCGGGCGGCGCGAGAGGTGCTCGACGATTCGGTCGACATCACCTATTCGACCAACACCGGCCTGATCGAGGTCGCCGCGCACGGCATCACGAAGGCGACCGGGCTGGCCGAGGTCGCCGAGCGCCTGGGCGTGCCCGCCGAGCGGGTGATCGCGTTCGGGGACATGCCCAACGACGTCGAGATGCTGGGCTGGGCCGGGCACGGCGTCGCGATGGCCAACGGGCATCGCTACGTCCTCGACGTCGCCGACGAGGTGACGGGGCCGAACTCCGAGGACGGCGTCGCGCAGGTGCTGGAGCGCTGGTTCTAAGGCGACCGGCAAGTCCGTGAAGGCCTCCTTGAGGGACTCTGGGTCCCTCAAGGAGGCCTTCACGGACCAGGGGCTAGCGGCCTTCGCGGTCGAGCTTCGCGGCCTCTTCCGGCGTCGGCGCGGTGCCGCCGAGGTGCGCGGGCAGCCACCAGCGCTCGTCGTCGGAGACCGGCTTCTCCGGATAGTCGGCCTGGACGCGGTCCACGAGCGCGGACATCCGCACGCGAAGGTCCTTCGAAAGGACTTCGGCGTCTTCGTCGGCCTTCGGATGCATCGGCTCGCCGACCAGGATCGAGATCGGGACGTGGCGTTTGGTGAGGTCCTTCGGGCGGCCCTTGGTCCACAACCGCTGCGTGCCCCACAGCGCCATCGGCACGACCGGGACACCCGCCTCGGCGGCCATCCGGACGGCGCCGGACTTGATGTCCTTCACGGTGAACGAACGGCTGATCGTCGCTTCGGGGAACACTCCGACCACTTCCCCGGCCTTCAGGCGCTCGACGGCTTCCCGGTACGACGCGAGACCGGCGCCGCGATCGACGGAGATGTGGTGCATGCCGCGCATGAGCGGCCCGGCGATGCGGTTGCTGAAGATCTCCTTCTTCGCCATGAACCTGACCAGGCGTTTCGCCGGCTGCGCGCCCAGCCCGCAGAAGATGAAGTCGAGATAGCTCACGTGGTTGCAGGCGATGACCGCCCCGCCCGACGACGGGATGTGCTCGGTCCCCTCCACCCGGATGCGGTTGTCCAGCACCCGGAACATCAACTTCGCCGCCATGATGACGGGCGGGTAAACGAGCTCAGCCATTCGTTCAGGTTACGCTACCGTAGGGTAACCAACCTACGGTCGCGTAGGTCACATCACTCCGAGCGCTCCTGACGCGCGAAGGTCACCACCGCCAGGACGACGCCGAGCAGCGTGCAGAACAGCGCGATCACCTGGTGTTTGACGTTCTCCAGCCCGTCGCCCAGCGCCGCCAGCACGAACTGACCGGCGGCGACGGCGAACAGGAAACCCAGCACGACCCCAGCGCGGTGCGCCGGGTCTTCCAGCCACGCCAGGCGATCAGTGCCCATATCGGCAGCAGCGCGAAGAAACCCAGCGGGGCCAGCAGTTTCGTCACGGTCGAAACGATCGGGACGCGGTATTCCTGCGCCTCCGGGGCGAAGCCGGCCGACTGGTCGAAGCTGCCGAGGTAGGGCGGCCGCGCGGTGAGCAGATCGCCGGCCGCGCGGTCCAGGATCTCGACGGTGCGGAAGGGATGCGTCGCGAAGTACTCGACCACGTTGCGCCTGCTGATCTGTTCGCGGTACTTCGGGTACTCGGGGTCCAGTGTCGCGGGTTTCGGATGCCACCAGCCGTTGCCCGCGTACTGGCCGAACGAGGCGGGCAGCCCCAAGGCTTCGAGGTCGGCTCCGGTGTCGTGCCGACCGTCCACAATGGTCAAGAAGATCGTGTTGAACATGTTGATCTCACGCGAATCGTCGCCCGGCCGCGCGGCGAGAGAGCCGTCGGGCAGCTTCGCGGGCTCGACGGTCTGCTGCGCGTAGGCCGTTCCCCCGGCGAGCGCGCCGATGACGAACACCACGGGAAGCCAGCGCTTCAGGCCGTGGACGCCCGCCGGACGGACGAGCAGCGCGGCGAGCGCGAGCAGCGGCAGGATCATCAGCGTCTGGACCTTGGCGTTGACCGCGATCACGCCGCCGAACAGCAGCACGGCCAAGCCCGCGTAGCGCCACCAGCCGGGCCTCGCGGACACCAGGAGGCCGCCGACGGCGAGCAGGAGGCCGAGGAACGCGGCACCTTCGCCCAGCACGGACGCGAAGTAGCCGAAGAACGCGGAGTCCGCGACGACGAGCAGCAGCCCCACGGCCGCGAAGCCGCGGACACGGCGCGAGTACGGCAGCCCGACGACGATCAACGCGACCGCCGCGGCGGCGAGAACGCTGGTCAGCACGCCGAGAACCACCAGGCTGAGCGTCGATTCGAGGCCGAGCGCTCCGCCGATCGACCGCGCGATCCGCGCGAACCAGCTCTGCGTCAGGAGATAGGTGGCGTCGCATTCGCCCGCCGGGGCGGTGTAGGCGAGGTGGACGAAGCCCTCCGGTTTGCCCTTCCACGGGATGCCCGCGCCGCACAGCACGCGGAAACCGTCACCGTTGTCGGCCATCGCGACCGGCCTCGGCACCAGGAAGCGGACCAGGAGCACGGTGAGCGCGGCGGCGAACACACCGACGCCGAACAGGCGCGAGGATGCTTCGAGCGCTGCCGGTCTGCTGGGGGAAACGACACTCACGCAGGGCACGGTACGTGGCGGAAATCGGGTGAGCGGTCGAGGGCCGCCCTGACCACCCGCTCGACGTCCGCCCGCAGGAACACGGCGATCCACGACGAAGTTCCTTCACGCGCGAAGGTCGCGACGCGGTACCTCGCCGCGTACGCCGGGTCGATCACGCAGGATTGCTTCGCCGAATAGCCGCTGTCAGTGATGACGGCGATCGTCGGATGCCGCCGGGAGACGACGGCCTCACCCACTTCCTCCGTCTGGCCCCGGACGCCGACGATGAGCAGCTGCGTCCCGGCGTGATACGACAGCACGCCGGGCGCCGACGTGCTCACGACCGAACCGGGCGGCAGGTAGGCGTCGAGCCAGCGGCCGATCTCCTCCATCTGCGCGCCGTGGTCGTGCCAGGCCCGCACCCGGCCCAGCATGTCCGGGCTGAACACCGACACCAGCACCGCGAGCCCGGACAACGTCACCGCGGCGGCGGGCATCAGCCGTTGGATCGGCGGCCGCGGCCGGGGGCTCGGCTTCGCGGACGCGACGAGCACGCCGTAGACGGACACCGCCGCCACCGACAGCAGCGGCGGGATCGGCGCCAGTAATCGCCAGGCCGGCGCGGCGTCGCCGCCGAAGAAGACCACGAAACCGGTGAGCCCGACGGCGGTGGCGAGCATCAGCCAGGTCAGCGACCTGGCCTCGGCCTCGTGCGGGGTCCGGCCGGTGCGGCGCAGCGACAGCGCCACCACCGAGATCAGGCCGAGCAGCAGGAATCCTTGGTGGACCACCGAGAAACCCGACAGGTACTGCCAGCCGCGGCCGATCGGGGACTGGACGTCGAGGTCGAAGGGGATGACGACCGAGGTCGGCAGGACGTGCTCGTAGTAGGTCACGCGCCAGGCCGTCCACGGCGCGGCGAAGACGAGCCCGCCGAGCAGCCAGCCCACCGGCGACCACCAGGTGTACCGGCCGCGCAGCGCCGCGACGACCAGCCAGCAGCCCACCAGCACCGCGAGCAGGAGCCCCGCCGGGCGCGTCATCGTCGCGAAGGCCACGAGCACGCCCGCCACCACCGGGCGCCGGGCCGCGAGCGCGGCGAAGACGCCGAACACGAGCAGCACGAACAAGGGCGTCTCGGTACCGGAGCCGCCGTACGCGGCGAGGCCCCCGGCTCCGGCGACGAGCACCGCCGCGGCCACCCCGTACGCGGGCCGCGGCTCGCCTACGGCCCGCGCGACCACCCGGTTCACCGTCACGTACGCGAGCAGGACGGCACCGAGCGTGGCGAGAATGCCGAGCACGACCGCGGAGGCCTCGATATCGGCCCCGAAAGCGGCCTTCGGCAAGGCGATCACGATCATCCAGAGGAAATTCGTGTACCCCTCGATCCGCTCACCGGTGTTGAACACCGGCCCATTGCCGTCGGCGATGTTCTGCGCGTAACGGAAGGTGATGTACGCGTCTTCCGCGATGGTCGAAAACACCAGCTGGTGCGCCAGTGAGAAACCGAGGGTCAGCAGCAGCGCAGCGGCGCGCCAGCGCTTGTCGGCGCCGATCTTGGACCAGGCCACCAGCACGAAGAGCGCGACCGCGGACCAGGCGACGACAAGCGCGACCACCACCTGATCCCCACCCTCCCGGGCCGAGCCGCTCCCCTGACCAAAAGACTACGGTCAAGTATCGATCACCGCGGCAAGGTGTTTCTTTCGGCGCAGTCAATTGACACGAATGGGCGAGCGACGTGTGCGCGGAGTAAACGGGATCGCGGAGTTTTCCCCGGCGGGATGTGACTCCTTCGGGTATCGGTCCCCGGTGGTTAATCTGGCTTCCCATTCCGTTCCGCACCTCGGGGTTCTGTGCGGATTCCCCACCCGAGGTAGCCCGTGCCCACCCACACCTCCCTGCTCGCCGACGTCCTGACGGTGGGCGTCGCGTTGCTCGTCATCGGCCTTCCCGGTCTGCTCACCGGCCTCGCCGCCGGCCTGCGCGGCTGGGTGCTCGCGGGGATGACGCCTTTGCTGAGCTACGCCATCGGCGGGCTCGCGGGGCCGTGGGCGGCCGCGCTCGGACTGCCGTTCAATCCCGTGACGTACGCGGTCGCCACGGTGTTGTTCGCCGGTGTCGCGTTCGGCCTGCGGCGGCTCACGCTGCGCCGGTGGCCGCCCGCGCCGGAAGAACCGCTGTGGGGACGGTCCGGGCACCTCGCCGTCGGGGCGTGCCTGCTGCTCGCGGCCGCCGTCGGGATGTACGCGGTGGTGCGCGGGATGGGCCGTCTGGACGCCATCCCGCAGGGGTTCGATGCGGTGTATCACGCGAACGGCGTCCGGCAGATCGCCGAGACCGGGGACGGCAGCCTGTTCGGCACCGGCGAGGTGAACTGGTACGGCGACGCGGCCCCGGTGTTCTACCCCAACGCGTATCACCTGCTCGCGTCCGTGATGTACCTGCTCAGCCCGGCGACCATCCCGCTCGCCCTGGACGTGAACACCGCGCTGCTGCCCGCACTGTTGGCGTTGTCGCTGGTCACGATGGTGCGCGTGTTCCGTGGGCGCGCGGTGTTCGCGGGCGCCGCCGCCCTCGTCTCCATCGCGCCGGTGATGGGCCTGTACGAATCGATGAGCAGGGGACCTTTGCTCCCGTTCCTGCTCGGCCTCGCGCTGACCCCGCTGGCCGCCGTCGCGGTGAAGCGGTACCTCGACCGGCCCGCCCCCGACACCGGCTTCGTGCTGCTGGTGAGCGCCGTCGGACTGCTGTGCGTGCACTCGTCGGCGTTGTTCGGCGCGATCCTGTTCGCGGGCCCGCTCCTGCTGCAGCGTTGGGTCGCGCCCGGGGAACGGTGGCGGCGGATCGGCCGGGACCTGCGTGCGCTGGCGATCGTCGGCGTCGTCGCGATCCTGGTGGCGTGGCTGCAATTGTTCGGCGCGATCGGGCTCGCGAGCGGCGAGGTGCCCTACCGCAGCTGGCCGGTCGAATGGCGGGCGACGACGGCGCTCGGCGCGCTGCTGGGCTTCCAGCACCACGAGCCGTATCCGCAGATCTGGCTTTCCGTGGCGTTGTTGCTGGGCTTCATCTTCTTCTCGCGCGCGGGCGCGCTGCGCTGGATCGGTGTCACGGCGTTGCTCACCGGGCTCGCCTACATCGCGGTGACGTCGTCCGAGCACCCGCTCGTGCTGGCGCTGTCCCGGCCGTGGTGGAACGACCCGTACCGGTTCATGTCGATGGCGGCGATCCCGCTGTCGATCATCGCCGCGCATGGCCTCGCCGAGACGCAGGCGTGGCTCCGGGACAACGTCGCGCACCGGAAGGTGCCCGCGTTTGCCGTCGCGGTGGTGGTGTTCGGCGCGTTCGCCTTCCTCAGCAACGGTTTCTACGCGCCGTCCAATGCGGACAAGGTCGCGCCCGGCTACGCGAACACGCCCGGCGTCGACCAGCACAAGCTGCCGGTGAGCCCGGACGAGGTCGTCGCGATGGAGAAGCTCGCCGAGTTCGCGAAACCCGGCGAGCGCGCGCTGAACGACCGACTGGACGGGACGGTGTGGACGTACGCGCTCTCCGGCGTCCGCACGACTTCCGGGCATTTCGACGAGACGCTGTCGCCTTCGGACGCGCGGTTGCTGGAGTGGCACTTCCGCGAGTATCCGTCGAACCCCCAGGTGCGGGCGGCGGTGGCGCGGCTGAACGTGCGGTGGGTGATCCTCGGGCAGTACGGCTACCCGACCGGTGCCCCGCGTCAGGCAGGCCTACGCGATCTGGACGGGCTGAACTTCGTGACCGAGGTGTACCGGAACTCCGACGCCGTCATCTACCGGCTGAACCGCATTTAGCGGACTAAACGCGGCGTGAGTTCGTGAGTGAGTGGACGGCACACGTGATCCGACGGACGACACGCGTGATTGGACGGACGACACGCTCGCGGCCGGGTCCCCACGCGAGTCGTCCTCCCAATCACGTGTGTCGTCCACTCAGTCACGTGTGTCGTCCGTCCGATCACGCGAACCCGGCGCGAGCCTGAACCGCATTCAGAGGACTAAACGCGGGAGGTGACGAGGCGGGCCGAGAGGGCGGCGCCGCCGGCGGTGATCAGGTCGGCGACGGTGAACATCACCCGCGAGGCGATGGCGAACGCCGTCGCCTGCACGACGGTGAGGCCCGAGGCGGTGAGCACGGCGACCTGCGCGACCTCGCGGACGCCGACCCCGCTGGGCAGGATGAACGCGAACGTCCCGACGGTCATCGCGACCGCCATCGCGCCGACGCACAGCACGAAGCCGCTGAACCCGGGCGTGCCGACGGAGTTCGCCAGCAGCCACAGGTGCACACCCTGCAGCGCCCAGGCGGCCGTCGACGAGCCGAAGACCTTCCCGACGACCGACCAGCTCAGCCGGTGGTCCAGCGGCGGGCGGCGCAGGATCCGCAGCACCAGCGACGTGCCCCAGGTGAGCACGCGCGGGTGCAGCATCGCCAGGCCCACCGGGATGAGCACGAACAGCCACAGCGCCCGCGGGCTGTTGCTGAACACGGCGGGCGCGGCGAGCAGCGAGACGACCAGCGCGGACACCACGCCGACGCCGAGCTGGATCAGCGAGCCGGTGAAGATCCGGGCCCTGGCGAGCCCGGCCTTGCGGCCCAGCTCCATCTGCAGCAGGTACGCCCACACCGAACCCGGCACGTACTTGCCGAGCGAGCCGACGAGGCAGATCTGCGCGCCGCGGGCGTAGCCGATGGGCTTGCCGAGGTCGTCGACCATGACCTGCCAGCCGTAGGTCGACACCATGATCGCGGCGATGAGCGCGAGCAGGCTCAAGGTGGAGGATTCCCACGCGACCTCGGACAAGGTCCGCCAGAATTCACCCCAATTGGTGACGAGTGTCTTCGCCGCGAAACCGACGACCAGCAGGATGGCGACCCAGCGGACGACGTCGAGGATCTTCGCCTTCGTGGATTTCGGCTCTTTTACAGTTACCGAAGTGTCCTCTTCGGGCGTTTCGACCGTCGTCACTGAACCTCCTCTGCTGTTACCTCGTCACCGCAGGTCAGGCCTGTACGGTCACCAAGCGGCTGAACTCGGTCAGCAGATCGTAGCCGTCCCAAATCGCGGAGAACGTCAGGGCCGAGCCGAAGGGAACGACACGGTCGACGCCACGCCCCGCCAATTCCGTCACGAATTCCGTCAATTCTTCTTTGGTGAAGCCGAATTGACCGACGGTTTGATCTTTGCGGAGCACGATCGGGACGAGGTCGGAAAGCGTGTCGACCCGCGCGTTGGCGAAGGTGCCCGCGCCGAGCCACTCGCGCGGCAGGACGGCGGGGTCGGCCAGCTCCAGCGTCGCGATGCCGTTGCCCTGGAACTCGATGCCGTTGACCAGCCCGTCGACTGCCGCGCCGTACGCCGACACCCGCTTCTGCACGGCCATGGCGGGCTCCGTGACGTGCCGTTTCGTCGCCAGGACCTCGGCGAGCAGCTTTCGGAACTCCTGCCCGGCTTCGCGAGCGCCATCTTCTTCGCCGACCCAGAACACCGCGCGTGGCGACGAGCAGGCGGCCTGGTCGAACCAGTACGAGTCGTTGTAGAAGCCCTCGGCGGCACCGCGGCGCTCGGCCTCGGAAGCGTTCTGCCAGCCGCGCACCGACGCGACCGCGAACGACGACCGATCCGGGAAGGTCAGGTCGCGCGCGTGCGGGGCGAGCGGGTACTTGCGCAACGCGGCGACCGAGGCGTCGCCGCCCCAGATCACCCGCAGATCAGCGGCGACCGACAGCGCGCCGCTGATCGCGTCACTGCGGTCGTAGGTGACCATGCGCTGCGTCGCGGTGATCGCGGCGGCAGTGTCGGCGTCCACTTCGGACAGTGCGGCGTTCAGCGCCTCCAGCACGGTCTCGGCGGCACCGGCCGAACGCGAGGAGACGCGGACGACGTTGTGGTTGCCCGCCAGCGCCGAAAGCGCCCACGAGTACACGAAGATCGTGTCGACGTTGGCAGGCGGCACGTGGAAGACCAGCCCGCGCGGAAAGCGCAGCGCGTCGCCGGATATCTCCAAAGTGGACAGTGCCTTGGCGATCTCTCCCTTGCGCAGAAAGAAACCGAGCGACGCCAGCTCCGGGAAACGGCGGGCCGTCGCGGGCGCGAGCAGCTTGCGCGCGAACTTCGTCAGGAACTCGACGACGCGCGGGTCGCCGACGCGAAGCCGCCCACCGACGGGCTCGGCCCGCAACTCCTCGACCAGCGAGGAGACCTCGATCGCGTCGCCGAGCGGAAAACGCTGGTTCAGGCTCATGCCGCCGCTCCCTGGAAGGTGTCCGAGCAACCGCGGGCCTCGGCCTTGGGCAGTCTGCCCATGACCGAGAAGTGCTTGCCCGGCCAGTCGCCGTCGTCGATCCCGTTGTAGACGCCGAGGTCCTCGGTGAGCAGGACGTGGCCGGGATACGACCGCGGCAGCGTGCTGACGACCTCGATCACGCCGGGCTCGCCGACCGGCTGCTCTTCCCAGGTCTCGGGGTTCCGGATCACCACGTCGGCGAAATCGGGGCAGTACAACGAGTTCCCGGACGGTCCTTCGAGGAACACGGTGCCGATCTGCTCGATCATCCCGTAGTAGTTGTGGATCCGGGTGAGCCCGGTGTCCTCTTTGAAGCGACGGCGGAATTCGGTGTTGTCCACCGCCCGGTCGATCAGCTTCTTCCAGCCGCCGGAGTGGATCAGGATCCCGTTCGAGAGATCCAGCTTGTGCTCGCGGGCGACCTCGTACAGGTACTGCCACACCATGAAGGTGAAGCCGAAGATCAGGAACGGCTTGTCGCCGTACGTCGCCAGGAACGTCTTGACCGCCTCGACGTCCGGCTGGTCGTTCTCGTCGAGCACGTAGGTGTGCTTGCGGCCGAAGTTCGCCATGCCCAGCACGCCCGCGCCGCGCGCGGAGAACGAGCGGCGGTTCTTGATGATGCCGATGGTGTCGACCATCAGCATCGGCAGGCGCTCGCCACCGAGGACTTCCTGCAGCGTGGCGCCGAGCTGCTTGGTCTGGGCGCCGGCGGCGTCCTTGTCCAGGTAGATCCGGGACGCGCCCGCGCCGGTGGTGCCCGAGGAGGTCAGCGTCTTGAAGATCTCGGACTCGGGGATGCTGCGCAGGTCGTGCGTCTTGAACATCCGCACTGGCAGCCACGGCAGATCCGCGATGGACGCGAACTCCGCGCCCTGCGCGATGCCGAGCGACGAAAGGATGCGCTCGTAGCCCTCGGAGTTCTCACGGTGGTGCGCGGTCAGTTCGGCGAGCTGCGGAAGCAAGTGCTTCTCGCGCTCGGCCTGGGACAACGTAAAGACGCTCATACCTGGGCCTCCAGCGACCGGTAGTCGATCTTGCCGCTGGCCAGCAGCGGCACGGTGTCGATGGGGCGGACGTCGAACCCGCTCGTGTGCAGGTGCAGCCGCTCGGACAACGCCTTCGCGGCGTCCTTGCAGATGTCCTTGTCGGCGCCCTCGGCGAACAGGACGACCTTGTCCCCGGCCGGGACGGCGGCCACGACGTCGATCCCCACCGATGCCGAACGCACGGCGTGCTCGAGATCATCCAGGCTGACGCGGTTGCCGAAGACCTTGCCGATCCGCTTGAGGCGGCCGGTGATGTAGAGGAAGCCGTCCTCGTCGAGGTACCCGAGGTCGCCGGTGGCCAGCACGCCGCCGTATTCGTCGCCCGCGGCCAGCCCGGCCTCGTCCTCGGCGTAGCCCATCATCACGTTGGGCCCGCGGTAGACGACCTCGCCGACGATCTTCGGATGCGTGGTCTCGGAACCGTCCTCGCGACGGATCGCGAAAGAGCCGCCGGGCAGCGCGGGCCCGGCCGAACCGAGCTTCTCGGCGAGCCGTTCCGCCGGGACGGTGGTCATCCGCGGGGCGGCCTCGGTCTGCCCGTACATGACGAACATCCGCCCGCCGACCTCGCGGATCTTGTCGTTGAACTGGGCGACGAGCTCGTCACGCAGCTTGCCACCCGCCTGGGTGAGCGTGCGCAGCGTCGGGTACTTCGCCGGGTCGAACTTCAGGCGCCGCAGCATCTCGTAGTGGTACGGGACGCCCGCGAGCGAGGTGACCTTGTGCTCGTTGACCGCGTCCCAGAACCCGCGCCCGAGCACGCCGGAGGGCTCGATGACCACGGTCGCGCCGCGGACGAGGTGCGAGTTCAGCACGGACAGGCCGTAGCTGTAGTGCAGCGGGAGGCTGGTCGGCGCGATCTCGTGGCGGTCGATGCCGAGCACTTCGGCGATCGCGTCGGCGTTCGCGTACATCGCGCCGCGGGAGAGGCGGACCAGCTTCGGGTTGCCGGTGGAACCGCTGGTCGGCAGCAGGACCGCGAGATGCGGATGCGGCTCGACACCTTCGGCGGACTCACGGACCCAGTGGCCGTCGGAGACGCCGTACCCCTCGGGGCGGGCGCGTCCGGCGCGGACAGCACGGCGGCCGGGCGGAAACGCTCGATGAGCCCCGCCAGGACGTCGGCGTCCAGCGCCGGGTCGATCAGCGCGATCGCGCGGCCAGCCTCGAACGCGCCGAGGTAGTTCAGGACGCTGGAGAGGTCCACCGACATCCGCGCGAACAGCGCGCCCGGCGGCAGCAGCGACAACGCGGCACCCACGCGGGTGACCTCGGTGTCGAGTTCCTCGCCCTCGAGCGTCCTGCCGCTCGTGACGTCGATCAGTCGCGCACCCACACCCAGAAGGGTCATTAGAGAACCAAGCCTCCGTCGATGCCCAGCACCTGCCCGGTGATGAACGAAGCGTCATCACTGACGAGGAACCGGATCGCGTTCGCCACGTCTTCGGGCGTGCCGAGCCGCCCGAGCGGGGTCTTGCCGATGTTCTCGGCCTTGGCGTCTTCGGTCAGGCCGGAGGTCAGGTCGGTGTCGATGACGCCGGGCGCCACCGCGTTGACCCGGATCCCGGACCGGCCGAGCTCCTTCGCGGCCGAACGCGCGATGTTCGCCACCGCCGCCTTCGAGGCCGCGTACACCGTCTGACCGGCGCTTCCGTGCTCGCCGACGATCGAGGCCAGCACCACGATCGATCCGGTCTTCTTCCGCATCATCGCCCTGGCCGCGGCCTGGACGGTGTGCAGCGTGCCGGCGACGTTCGTGCTCAGCGTGGTGTCGACCAGTTCCTCGCGGATCATGCCGAGGAGCGCGTCCTCCATGATCCCGGCGTTGGCGACCACGATGTCGAGCTTGCCGTGCTCCTTGGCCACGCCGCGGACCAGCGTCGACACGGCCTTGGCGTCGGTGACGTCCAGGGCGAGCCCGCTCGCGGCCCCCGCCGCGGCCGCCGCTTCCTTGGCCTTGGCCTCGTCGCGGCCGGTCAGCACGACGGTGGCGCCCGCCTCGGCGAGCGCCCGCGCGGTGGCCAGCCCGATCC from Amycolatopsis sp. EV170708-02-1 includes:
- a CDS encoding HAD family hydrolase, translated to MEKPLLIASDVDGTLLGPLEVLSERTIDAVRRVAEDGVPFVLASGRPPRWIAPIANPLGLTGYAVCANGAVLYEIGTDRIVAVHGLLEPTLLHDTVSALDHALPGCRFAAERVGESALDPEMRNFVIEPDYHNPWGNHEGTEAPRAEVLGHPAIKLLISRRGMSSDEMARAAREVLDDSVDITYSTNTGLIEVAAHGITKATGLAEVAERLGVPAERVIAFGDMPNDVEMLGWAGHGVAMANGHRYVLDVADEVTGPNSEDGVAQVLERWF
- a CDS encoding 1-acyl-sn-glycerol-3-phosphate acyltransferase gives rise to the protein MAELVYPPVIMAAKLMFRVLDNRIRVEGTEHIPSSGGAVIACNHVSYLDFIFCGLGAQPAKRLVRFMAKKEIFSNRIAGPLMRGMHHISVDRGAGLASYREAVERLKAGEVVGVFPEATISRSFTVKDIKSGAVRMAAEAGVPVVPMALWGTQRLWTKGRPKDLTKRHVPISILVGEPMHPKADEDAEVLSKDLRVRMSALVDRVQADYPEKPVSDDERWWLPAHLGGTAPTPEEAAKLDREGR
- a CDS encoding DUF6541 family protein — its product is MPTHTSLLADVLTVGVALLVIGLPGLLTGLAAGLRGWVLAGMTPLLSYAIGGLAGPWAAALGLPFNPVTYAVATVLFAGVAFGLRRLTLRRWPPAPEEPLWGRSGHLAVGACLLLAAAVGMYAVVRGMGRLDAIPQGFDAVYHANGVRQIAETGDGSLFGTGEVNWYGDAAPVFYPNAYHLLASVMYLLSPATIPLALDVNTALLPALLALSLVTMVRVFRGRAVFAGAAALVSIAPVMGLYESMSRGPLLPFLLGLALTPLAAVAVKRYLDRPAPDTGFVLLVSAVGLLCVHSSALFGAILFAGPLLLQRWVAPGERWRRIGRDLRALAIVGVVAILVAWLQLFGAIGLASGEVPYRSWPVEWRATTALGALLGFQHHEPYPQIWLSVALLLGFIFFSRAGALRWIGVTALLTGLAYIAVTSSEHPLVLALSRPWWNDPYRFMSMAAIPLSIIAAHGLAETQAWLRDNVAHRKVPAFAVAVVVFGAFAFLSNGFYAPSNADKVAPGYANTPGVDQHKLPVSPDEVVAMEKLAEFAKPGERALNDRLDGTVWTYALSGVRTTSGHFDETLSPSDARLLEWHFREYPSNPQVRAAVARLNVRWVILGQYGYPTGAPRQAGLRDLDGLNFVTEVYRNSDAVIYRLNRI
- a CDS encoding lysylphosphatidylglycerol synthase transmembrane domain-containing protein yields the protein MTTVETPEEDTSVTVKEPKSTKAKILDVVRWVAILLVVGFAAKTLVTNWGEFWRTLSEVAWESSTLSLLALIAAIMVSTYGWQVMVDDLGKPIGYARGAQICLVGSLGKYVPGSVWAYLLQMELGRKAGLARARIFTGSLIQLGVGVVSALVVSLLAAPAVFSNSPRALWLFVLIPVGLAMLHPRVLTWGTSLVLRILRRPPLDHRLSWSVVGKVFGSSTAAWALQGVHLWLLANSVGTPGFSGFVLCVGAMAVAMTVGTFAFILPSGVGVREVAQVAVLTASGLTVVQATAFAIASRVMFTVADLITAGGAALSARLVTSRV
- a CDS encoding acyl-CoA reductase; this translates as MSLNQRFPLGDAIEVSSLVEELRAEPVGGRLRVGDPRVVEFLTKFARKLLAPATARRFPELASLGFFLRKGEIAKALSTLEISGDALRFPRGLVFHVPPANVDTIFVYSWALSALAGNHNVVRVSSRSAGAAETVLEALNAALSEVDADTAAAITATQRMVTYDRSDAISGALSVAADLRVIWGGDASVAALRKYPLAPHARDLTFPDRSSFAVASVRGWQNASEAERRGAAEGFYNDSYWFDQAACSSPRAVFWVGEEDGAREAGQEFRKLLAEVLATKRHVTEPAMAVQKRVSAYGAAVDGLVNGIEFQGNGIATLELADPAVLPREWLGAGTFANARVDTLSDLVPIVLRKDQTVGQFGFTKEELTEFVTELAGRGVDRVVPFGSALTFSAIWDGYDLLTEFSRLVTVQA
- a CDS encoding acyl-protein synthetase, with the translated sequence MSVFTLSQAEREKHLLPQLAELTAHHRENSEGYERILSSLGIAQGAEFASIADLPWLPVRMFKTHDLRSIPESEIFKTLTSSGTTGAGASRIYLDKDAAGAQTKQLGATLQEVLGGERLPMLMVDTIGIIKNRRSFSARGAGVLGMANFGRKHTYVLDENDQPDVEAVKTFLATYGDKPFLIFGFTFMVWQYLYEVAREHKLDLSNGILIHSGGWKKLIDRAVDNTEFRRRFKEDTGLTRIHNYYGMIEQIGTVFLEGPSGNSLYCPDFADVVIRNPETWEEQPVGEPGVIEVVSTLPRSYPGHVLLTEDLGVYNGIDDGDWPGKHFSVMGRLPKAEARGCSDTFQGAAA
- a CDS encoding SDR family NAD(P)-dependent oxidoreductase; amino-acid sequence: MLEGRVALVTGGTRGIGLATARALAEAGATVVLTGRDEAKAKEAAAAAGAASGLALDVTDAKAVSTLVRGVAKEHGKLDIVVANAGIMEDALLGMIREELVDTTLSTNVAGTLHTVQAAARAMMRKKTGSIVVLASIVGEHGSAGQTVYAASKAAVANIARSAAKELGRSGIRVNAVAPGVIDTDLTSGLTEDAKAENIGKTPLGRLGTPEDVANAIRFLVSDDASFITGQVLGIDGGLVL